From one Culex quinquefasciatus strain JHB chromosome 3, VPISU_Cqui_1.0_pri_paternal, whole genome shotgun sequence genomic stretch:
- the LOC6041972 gene encoding LOW QUALITY PROTEIN: probable 28S ribosomal protein S16, mitochondrial (The sequence of the model RefSeq protein was modified relative to this genomic sequence to represent the inferred CDS: inserted 1 base in 1 codon) produces the protein MPLIPASGTGRFWAKSAKIIRFARQGCTNRPFFHIVVMERRKCQYQPVIEQIGTYDPIPNEHNEKLVSFNFERVRYWLGSGAHLSTPVAELLGVAGLLXVHPRTYMNAWRNRQTAEKVAQLEAAKKQSEDAAEASS, from the exons ATGCCTCTAATCCCCGCCAGTGGAACGGGTCGGTTCTGGgccaaatcggcaaaaatcatccGGTTCGCCCGACAAGGCTGCACCAACCGGCCCTTCTTTCACATTGTGGTTATGGAG CGCCGGAAGTGCCAGTACCAGCCGGTAATTGAGCAGATCGGCACGTACGACCCCATTCCGAACGAGCACAACGAGAAGTTGGTTTCGTTCAACTTTGAGCGCGTGCGCTACTGGCTAGGCAGCGGCGCCCATCTGTCCACGCCCGTCGCGGAACTGTTAG GTGTTGCCGGTCTAC CGGTCCATCCCCGAACCTACATGAACGCCTGGAGAAACAGACAAACGGCAGAGAAGGTGGCACAGCTGGAGGCGGCCAAGAAGCAATCCGAAGATGCCGCAGAAGCTAGTAGTTAG
- the LOC6041964 gene encoding receptor expression-enhancing protein 5 isoform X1: MANKIDEVRTSIETSLKDESKPWTKIFNLAEVKTGVPRLYIFLGGVAIVVLYLAFGYAAQILCNAIGVAYPAYVSMKAIETRTKEDDTKWLTYWVIYGVLSVFEHVSLFLVQAIPFYWLLKCVFFIWCMVPIENNGANFMYHRVILPYFKKYEKRADELLDQAAGKIKQVAGDVISKKLS; encoded by the exons ATGGCCAACAAAATTGACGAGGTGCGGACATCCATCGAGACGTCCCTCAAGGACGAATCCAAACCGTGgaccaaaattttcaacttggCCGAGGTGAAAACCGGCGTGCCGAGGCTCTACATTTTCCTTG GTGGTGTTGCCATTGTGGTTCTCTACCTGGCCTTCGGCTATGCCGCGCAGATCCTGTGTAACGCGATCGGCGTCGCCTACCCGGCGTACGTCTCGATGAAGGCGATCGAAACCCGCACCAAGGAGGACGACACCAAGTGGCTCACGTACTGGGTCATCTACGGCGTGCTTTCGGTGTTCGAGCACGTGTCGCTCTTCCTCGTCCAGGCCATCCCCTTCTACTGGCTGCTGAAG TGCGTGTTCTTCATCTGGTGCATGGTTCCGATCGAGAACAACGGCGCCAACTTCATGTACCACAGGGTGATCCTGCCGTACTTCAAGAAATACGAAAAGA GAGCGGATGAACTGCTTGACCAGGCTGCCGGTAAGATCAAGCAAGTGGCCGGTGATGTGATCTCCAAAAAGCTGTCATAA
- the LOC6041964 gene encoding receptor expression-enhancing protein 5 isoform X2 — translation MSDENVSQDSVDGGGEKKNDLRTQATVIGGVAIVVLYLAFGYAAQILCNAIGVAYPAYVSMKAIETRTKEDDTKWLTYWVIYGVLSVFEHVSLFLVQAIPFYWLLKCVFFIWCMVPIENNGANFMYHRVILPYFKKYEKRADELLDQAAGKIKQVAGDVISKKLS, via the exons ATGTCGGACGAAAACGTGTCCCAGGACTCCGTCGACGGAGGTGGAGAAAAGAAGAACGACCTGCGAACGCAAGCAACAGTGATTG GTGGTGTTGCCATTGTGGTTCTCTACCTGGCCTTCGGCTATGCCGCGCAGATCCTGTGTAACGCGATCGGCGTCGCCTACCCGGCGTACGTCTCGATGAAGGCGATCGAAACCCGCACCAAGGAGGACGACACCAAGTGGCTCACGTACTGGGTCATCTACGGCGTGCTTTCGGTGTTCGAGCACGTGTCGCTCTTCCTCGTCCAGGCCATCCCCTTCTACTGGCTGCTGAAG TGCGTGTTCTTCATCTGGTGCATGGTTCCGATCGAGAACAACGGCGCCAACTTCATGTACCACAGGGTGATCCTGCCGTACTTCAAGAAATACGAAAAGA GAGCGGATGAACTGCTTGACCAGGCTGCCGGTAAGATCAAGCAAGTGGCCGGTGATGTGATCTCCAAAAAGCTGTCATAA